The DNA window TGAAGCCAATATTGAAGTTTGTGTTTATGAAGATTCCTTTTCTGTAGAGTTTCAAACACCATCTTATGTTGTGGTTCGGAAGAGTTTAACGCGGGATAGTTTTGACCCGAATAGCGAGGCCTGTTTTTATCTCCTGGTAAAAACTCGTTCAAATACGGCAGAAGGTTACCTTTTTGCGGTTAATGCCAACAATATTCAGCTTGATGGGCTTGTCCACAGTTATGATAACATTGTTACATCCTGGGATGAAGTGTGGAGTTCAAAGGTTGAGGTCAAGGATTCCTTGTGGAATGTGATAATTACAATTCCCTTTAAGGTATTCCGTGAAAATTTTGATTCCCTTTATTTTTACTTCACCTGGACTGTTTTTACGCCAAGTGGAATAGAGATTGTGAGTTCATATCCAATACCTGAGGGATACAGCCGATTTGACCTCAGATTTGCTGACTTTTCTTTTCCTGCTTTGAAGAAAAGGTTTGACAGACTCTTTTCCTTTACGCCATACCTTGCAGTGATTCGAGAAAATTCTATGACTACAAAGATTGGAGCAGAGTTGAAGCTGGTAAAGGGCGATATGACCCTCCAATCGACTATAAACCCGGAGAGATATTCCATTGAAGGAGACATAGACCAGTTTAACTTAAAAAGAAGGCGGAGTATAAAGCTTGAAGAAAAGAGGCCCTTCTTCACAGAGGGACTTGACCTCTGGAAAATGCCCTTTGAGGCCTTTTATTCGAGGAGTATCGGTGACTTTATTGGTGGGGTAAAGCTGGGATTGAATAAAAATACCTTTAGGTTTCAAGGCCTTATTTTGTACGAGGATTCGGTGATTTCACATTACAGTCCATCTCGTATTTTAACCGCTTCTGTTGCGAGTTATAGGCCCTCAAAGGCCTTTGAGAACAGGTTGTTCTTTATAACAAAGGGGGATACCGTAGGTGCGGGAGTTAATGCCAATTTCTTTTTGCCTTATGGCTTTAAAGTAAAGACACAATTCACAAGGGCTCAGGGTAATGATTTTTACTTGGAAGTCAAAAGGTTTTCTAAAACGGGTTTCTGGGTCTCCTCCGGTGCCGAGAGGCTGGATGCTAATTTTAATTTACCAACGGCCTATATTTCTTACTTTGAAAATACCATTTCCTATTGGATATTCTCAGGTATAACAAAAACCTTTGAAAGGAAATATTTTACTGAAGCGAGTCTCTCCTTCGGCTATACCTATTCCAACTTTTTAGATGGAGCGCCTTTTGAAAGGTTTGGGAATGTTTATGCGACGGTATATCCCATAAGCAGTGTTGAACTTACCTTTGGAGTGGAACCGATGAAGACCTTTTACGAGGGGGTATATTACAACAACATCAATTATATAATCTCGACTGCCTTAGGAGTTTCAAAACCTTCTACACTCTATTTTGAGTACATCTGGGGCGAAAACTACGGGAACAATCTAAGGTTTTTGAACCTGTGTGGCAACTTTTCTATTTCTGGGAAGCTTTACTGCGAAGGGGGTGCAGGTTTTGTTGAGGAAGGGCCATCAGAGGACCAGAGAGTTTATTTAATGGGGTCTTATTCTCCCATGGAGAGGGTTTATTTGCGTTTCTTTTCCCAGAGGAGCACTCTGAGTGATAGAACGGACTTAAATTTGATGTTCCAGTATGAATTCTTTGCAGGCAGCAACATTTTTGTGGTTATTAACAGAACGGTAAGAAGCGGGCAGGTTTCTACCCCTGTTATGTTGAAAGTGGCCTACGAGCTGAGATTTTAGAGGTAAAGCCCTGTAGTAACCTTTGGGCTCTTGATTGAATTGTCAAAATCTTAAGAAGGGGTTTTTCTTTTTTACAATAGCCATTTTTGCACTTGCCATATGTCCGGGATGGACTATGATGTCTTCCTCAAGGGATACCAATTTTTTAAGAGATGCTTGCATTTTCATGGGTTCGCTTTCAGGAAAGTCGGTTCTTCCGATGGAATCAACGAAAAGGGTGTCTCCGGAAAAGAGATAGTCACTGGTTAGGATACATATTGAGCCCTTGGTATGCCCTGGAGTTTCGATTACTTTAAGGGAAAAGGGGCCGATGAAAAGAGATTTTTCTTTATCAATCAATGTGGGTTTTCCTTCAAAAGAAAAAGGTATGCCAAAGAAAGCGGAGTGGTTTTTAATGGGATCTAAAAGCATTGGATAGTCAAATTCGTGAATATAAACTGGAATGCTGAATTTTTTTGAATAGTAGTCCACTCCCATGATGTGGTCAAAGTGGCCGTGGGTAAGCAGGATCGCCGTAAGGGTGATTTTTTCTTCCTCAATGAACTTTTCAATTTTGGTGGCTTCCGTTCCAGGGTCAATCATTACCGCATATCTTGACGAGGTTTCATATAGGATATAACAATTGGTGCTTAGAGGCCCTACTACGAATTTTTTAACCTCGATTTTCATTGCGAGAACTTGGTTTAGAAATTATAATTTAAATCATGCTTACGTTCCA is part of the candidate division WOR-3 bacterium genome and encodes:
- a CDS encoding DUF5916 domain-containing protein; protein product: MLVAKIFGYLILSQMVKILPYEKEFVFYPFRGLRPTYEANIEVCVYEDSFSVEFQTPSYVVVRKSLTRDSFDPNSEACFYLLVKTRSNTAEGYLFAVNANNIQLDGLVHSYDNIVTSWDEVWSSKVEVKDSLWNVIITIPFKVFRENFDSLYFYFTWTVFTPSGIEIVSSYPIPEGYSRFDLRFADFSFPALKKRFDRLFSFTPYLAVIRENSMTTKIGAELKLVKGDMTLQSTINPERYSIEGDIDQFNLKRRRSIKLEEKRPFFTEGLDLWKMPFEAFYSRSIGDFIGGVKLGLNKNTFRFQGLILYEDSVISHYSPSRILTASVASYRPSKAFENRLFFITKGDTVGAGVNANFFLPYGFKVKTQFTRAQGNDFYLEVKRFSKTGFWVSSGAERLDANFNLPTAYISYFENTISYWIFSGITKTFERKYFTEASLSFGYTYSNFLDGAPFERFGNVYATVYPISSVELTFGVEPMKTFYEGVYYNNINYIISTALGVSKPSTLYFEYIWGENYGNNLRFLNLCGNFSISGKLYCEGGAGFVEEGPSEDQRVYLMGSYSPMERVYLRFFSQRSTLSDRTDLNLMFQYEFFAGSNIFVVINRTVRSGQVSTPVMLKVAYELRF
- a CDS encoding MBL fold metallo-hydrolase gives rise to the protein MKIEVKKFVVGPLSTNCYILYETSSRYAVMIDPGTEATKIEKFIEEEKITLTAILLTHGHFDHIMGVDYYSKKFSIPVYIHEFDYPMLLDPIKNHSAFFGIPFSFEGKPTLIDKEKSLFIGPFSLKVIETPGHTKGSICILTSDYLFSGDTLFVDSIGRTDFPESEPMKMQASLKKLVSLEEDIIVHPGHMASAKMAIVKKKNPFLRF